Proteins encoded by one window of Salvia splendens isolate huo1 chromosome 7, SspV2, whole genome shotgun sequence:
- the LOC121810568 gene encoding pentatricopeptide repeat-containing protein At5g04780, mitochondrial-like: MPEKSDVTWSSMMAGFVQNDLYEEALRLFLTAQRNGVEMNVFMISSVLCASAALAALIQRKQVHAIVCKVGFGANEYVVSSLVDVYVRCGSIKQSHSVFSEAEKRSVILWNTMISGFARYNLGLSCEII; the protein is encoded by the coding sequence ATGCcggagaagagtgacgtcacaTGGAGCTCGATGATGGCTGGATTCGTGCAGAACGATCTATATGAGGAGGCGTTGAGATTGTTTCTCACAGCGCAGAGAAATGGAGTCGAGATGAATGTTTTCATGATCTCCTCTGTTCTCTGTGCCTCGGCTGCCTTGGCGGCATTGATACAACGGAAGCAAGTGCACGCAATTGTGTGTAAAGTTGGTTTTGGTGCTAACGAGTACGTTGTTTCTTCTCTTGTCGATGTTTATGTGAGATGTGGAAGCATTAAACAGTCTCACTCTGTTTTCTCTGAAGCAGAGAAGAGAAGTGTGATCCTTTGGAACACGATGATCTCGGGCTTtgcaagatataatctaggattaagCTGTGAGATTATTTAG